A DNA window from Trichomycterus rosablanca isolate fTriRos1 chromosome 11, fTriRos1.hap1, whole genome shotgun sequence contains the following coding sequences:
- the LOC134323067 gene encoding P2Y purinoceptor 3 — MENVSSSSSSLLPSCTYSEDFKRILLPVVYSIVFILGLPLNIAVILRLWAKRRALTRSNIYTLNLAVADFLYVCSLPLLIYNYASRDYWPFGELACRWVRFQFYSNLHGSIFFLTCISIQRYLGICHPLAPWPRRAGRKLAWVVCASVWIIVVVLCAPTFEFAATGIQRNRTVCYELSVPERSQQYFPYGMALTCIGFLLPFTVIVVLYCRMALVLCQPGDAQGDTSEDKKYKAVRMIAIVVLVFAVSFLPFHITKTMYLLIRTMPQAPCQLRNLLSVVYKSTRPFASMNSVLDPILFYFTQPKFRRGTRTLLLRITLSSKPEKVTPENTLIKKT, encoded by the coding sequence ATGGAGAACGTttcttcatcctcctcatctCTTCTCCCGTCCTGCACCTACAGTGAGGATTTTAAGCGAATCCTTCTGCCTGTGGTCTACAGCATTGTCTTCATCCTCGGCCTGCCGTTAAACATCGCCGTCATCCTGCGGCTTTGGGCCAAGCGTCGAGCCCTGACGCGTTCCAACATCTACACCCTGAACCTGGCAGTGGCTGACTTCCTGTACGTCTGTTCCCTTCCTCTTCTCATTTATAACTATGCCAGTCGGGACTACTGGCCTTTCGGAGAGCTGGCGTGCCGGTGGGTTCGTTTCCAGTTTTACAGCAACCTGCATGGGAGCATATTCTTCCTGACCTGCATTAGCATCCAGCGCTACCTGGGTATCTGCCACCCACTGGCCCCGTGGCCCAGAAGGGCAGGACGGAAGCTGGCCTGGGTCGTCTGTGCCAGTGTTTGgatcattgttgttgttttgtgtgCACCCACGTTCGAGTTTGCTGCAACTGGGATTCAAAGGAATCGAACCGTGTGTTACGAGCTGAGCGTTCCTGAACGTTCACAGCAGTATTTTCCATACGGCATGGCCCTCACATGTATCGGCTTCCTCCTCCCATTTACGGTcattgtagtactgtactgcAGGATGGCACTGGTTTTGTGTCAGCCGGGCGACGCCCAGGGTGATACATCCGAGGACAAGAAGTACAAAGCAGTCAGGATGATTGCTATCGTGGTGCTTGTGTTCGCCGTCAGTTTTCTGCCCTTCCACATCACCAAAACCATGTACTTACTGATCAGGACGATGCCCCAGGCACCATGCCAGCTCAGGAACCTATTGTCTGTGGTCTATAAAAGCACCAGGCCTTTCGCCAGCATGAACAGTGTGCTGGATCCCATCTTGTTTTACTTTACGCAACCCAAATTCAGACGAGGAACACGTACCCTCCTCCTCAGAATAACACTCAGCAGCAAACCAGAGAAAGTGACTCCAGAAAATACCCTAATCAAAAAAACATGA